In Aminobacterium sp. MB27-C1, a single genomic region encodes these proteins:
- a CDS encoding ribonucleoside triphosphate reductase has translation MIHRIRKRDGHEVPFDEKKITTAVMKAAKAVNHANPAEVGQEITRQIVSLLEIFYKEEGIPTVEQVQDLVEKFLIEKGYASIAKAYILYREQHAKMRDTQKLLGSAADMINKYLKKLDWKVNENSNMSYSLQGLNNYIASELTAQYWLQEIYSPRVRERHIAGDLHIHDLSNLSVYCCGWDLYDLLVSGFTGVQTKMSSKPAKHFRSLLGQIVNFFYTMQGESAGAQAFSNFDTYLAPFIYYDNLTYREVKQALQEFIFNLNVPTRVGFQTPFTNITMDLIPPAVLGGLPAIVGGQPMDKTYKDFQKEMDMLNCAFAEVMLEGDATGKVFPFPIPTYNITQDFDWNNDVLNSVWDMTARYGIPYFSNFINSDMSPDDARSMCCRLRLDNRELRKRGGGLFGSNPMTGSIGVVTLNMPRIGYLAKDEENFLQRTFELMDIAKESLEIKRKILERLTDANLYPYSKFYLRSIREETGMYWNNHFNTIGINGMNEALMNFMGKTIADPEGMAFATRVMTAMRQRLSDFQEETGNLYNLEATPAEGTSYRFARLDKDRYGNSIIAANEDKVRRWGAEPYYTNSTQLPVGYTDDIFEALELQDNLQTLYTGGTVFHGFLGESMPSGESTKRLVRKIAENFHLPYFTITPTFSICPIHGYIPGAHEYCPYCDAENGYEEEVKTK, from the coding sequence GTGATACATCGAATACGGAAAAGAGATGGCCATGAAGTACCCTTCGATGAAAAGAAAATTACAACGGCTGTAATGAAAGCGGCTAAAGCTGTTAATCATGCAAACCCCGCAGAAGTCGGCCAAGAAATTACTCGGCAAATCGTTTCTCTTCTTGAAATTTTCTATAAGGAGGAAGGAATTCCTACCGTAGAACAAGTACAGGATCTTGTGGAAAAATTCCTGATAGAGAAGGGATATGCCTCTATAGCAAAAGCATATATTCTGTATCGAGAGCAGCACGCCAAAATGAGAGATACGCAAAAACTTCTCGGCAGTGCAGCAGACATGATCAACAAGTATCTTAAAAAGCTAGACTGGAAAGTCAATGAGAACAGTAATATGAGTTACTCCCTTCAAGGGCTTAATAACTATATTGCATCTGAACTAACTGCTCAATACTGGCTTCAAGAGATATATTCACCTCGAGTACGGGAACGCCATATTGCAGGTGATTTGCATATTCATGATTTGAGTAACCTCTCAGTATATTGTTGTGGCTGGGACCTTTATGATCTTCTTGTAAGCGGGTTTACTGGAGTACAGACGAAAATGAGCAGTAAGCCAGCGAAACATTTTAGAAGTTTGCTTGGACAAATTGTTAATTTTTTCTATACGATGCAAGGAGAATCTGCTGGAGCTCAGGCATTTTCTAATTTTGATACATATCTGGCTCCTTTTATCTATTACGATAATCTTACATATCGTGAGGTAAAGCAGGCTCTACAAGAATTTATTTTTAATCTGAATGTTCCCACCCGTGTAGGATTCCAGACACCTTTTACGAATATTACGATGGACCTTATCCCCCCTGCTGTTCTTGGTGGCCTTCCAGCGATAGTAGGTGGTCAACCTATGGATAAAACATATAAGGACTTCCAGAAAGAAATGGATATGCTCAATTGCGCTTTTGCGGAAGTCATGCTAGAGGGAGACGCTACAGGCAAAGTCTTCCCCTTCCCTATTCCCACATACAACATAACGCAGGATTTTGATTGGAATAATGACGTGCTCAACTCGGTATGGGACATGACCGCTCGTTATGGAATCCCATATTTTTCGAACTTCATTAACTCCGATATGAGTCCAGACGATGCTCGTTCTATGTGTTGCCGTCTACGTTTGGACAATAGAGAGCTCCGAAAAAGAGGCGGTGGCCTTTTTGGTTCGAATCCCATGACCGGATCAATAGGTGTCGTGACTTTAAATATGCCTCGTATCGGCTATCTCGCCAAGGATGAAGAGAACTTTTTACAGCGCACATTTGAACTTATGGATATAGCAAAAGAAAGTCTCGAGATAAAACGAAAAATTCTTGAACGATTAACAGATGCAAACCTTTATCCTTACTCTAAATTCTATCTTCGCTCTATAAGAGAAGAAACTGGAATGTATTGGAATAACCACTTTAATACGATTGGCATTAACGGAATGAATGAAGCATTGATGAACTTTATGGGTAAAACCATTGCAGACCCCGAAGGGATGGCATTTGCAACTCGAGTGATGACAGCTATGAGGCAACGTCTCTCAGATTTTCAGGAAGAGACTGGCAATCTTTACAATCTTGAAGCAACTCCAGCTGAAGGAACAAGCTATCGCTTTGCACGCCTCGATAAAGACCGTTACGGCAATAGCATTATTGCTGCCAACGAGGATAAAGTGAGACGTTGGGGAGCAGAACCTTACTATACAAACTCAACTCAGCTACCAGTAGGATATACCGATGATATTTTTGAAGCTTTGGAACTTCAAGACAACCTCCAGACACTCTACACAGGAGGAACCGTTTTCCATGGTTTCCTAGGAGAAAGTATGCCTAGCGGTGAAAGCACGAAGCGTTTGGTTCGAAAAATTGCAGAGAACTTCCATCTTCCTTATTTTACGATTACGCCTACTTTTAGTATTTGTCCCATTCATGGCTATATTCCAGGAGCTCACGAATATTGCCCTTACTGCGATGCAGAAAATGGATATGAGGAAGAAGTGAAAACGAAGTGA
- a CDS encoding phosphoenolpyruvate carboxykinase (ATP), whose product MATFGNYKDDESFKKITSRIRTTIETAFWGNNVFHITTPREAYELAKRSPGTVELTGMPVYEPEWQGLPTGCNVLLFNDGAVVGRCAAARRIIGEPNVSLDEYATKLREAVYNMRYKDLYATEAVIGLEKDFMVRAHLLIPKGHENMLYNWVLNFQYINKIYNEMYKESKKYVEGDIYILADPDWKHPDHPLGLSLFDPEHNCAAVLGMRYFGELKKGTLTLAWGTAVRNGFASCHGGLKRYNLSGGRSFVAAVFGLSGSGKSTITHARHQNRYDITVLHDDAFVINLKDRYSIALEPSYFDKVQDYPMGCDDNKFIVTLQNCGAVRNENGLVCAVTEDLRNGNGRAIKSKLWSPTRVDRIDEPINAIFWLMKDPTIPPVLKLTDPVLGATMGATLATRRTTAERLAPGVDPNALVFEPYANPFRTYPLSIDYNRFKALFDSGVNCYILNTGDFMGKKVQPCHTLSILESIIEGHASFKPFGPLRTIEIMHIDDFSVSLNDVNYKKEIFARIKDRIAFVKSRESERGGVDKLPREALETLQSLTRELGYPGEN is encoded by the coding sequence ATGGCGACTTTCGGAAATTACAAAGATGACGAATCTTTCAAAAAAATTACCTCACGAATCAGAACCACCATCGAAACTGCTTTTTGGGGTAATAACGTTTTCCATATAACAACACCGCGTGAAGCATATGAACTCGCAAAAAGAAGCCCTGGAACAGTGGAACTGACGGGAATGCCAGTATATGAACCGGAATGGCAGGGACTTCCAACGGGATGCAATGTCCTTCTTTTTAATGATGGAGCTGTCGTAGGACGGTGCGCAGCAGCGAGACGTATTATTGGTGAGCCTAACGTGTCTCTTGATGAGTACGCGACAAAGTTGCGGGAAGCAGTCTACAATATGCGCTATAAAGATTTATATGCTACGGAAGCTGTTATTGGTCTTGAGAAAGACTTCATGGTTAGAGCCCACCTTCTCATTCCTAAAGGGCATGAAAATATGCTCTATAATTGGGTTCTAAATTTCCAGTATATAAATAAAATTTACAATGAAATGTACAAAGAGTCTAAAAAATATGTTGAGGGTGATATCTATATATTGGCAGATCCAGACTGGAAACATCCAGATCATCCTTTAGGCTTGTCACTTTTTGATCCAGAGCATAATTGTGCTGCTGTTTTAGGAATGCGTTATTTCGGTGAGCTAAAGAAGGGAACACTGACATTGGCGTGGGGAACTGCCGTACGCAATGGTTTTGCTTCGTGTCATGGAGGATTAAAAAGATATAATCTTTCTGGAGGGCGTTCCTTTGTTGCCGCTGTTTTCGGCCTTTCCGGGTCGGGAAAATCTACTATCACTCATGCTCGGCACCAAAATAGATATGATATTACCGTACTTCATGACGATGCTTTCGTTATTAATCTTAAAGATAGGTATTCCATAGCTTTGGAACCTTCGTATTTTGATAAAGTTCAGGATTATCCTATGGGGTGTGATGATAATAAATTTATTGTTACGCTTCAGAATTGCGGAGCGGTGCGTAATGAGAATGGCCTTGTTTGTGCCGTTACAGAGGATCTCCGTAATGGAAATGGAAGAGCTATAAAGTCTAAACTTTGGTCTCCAACTCGTGTCGATCGAATAGATGAACCTATAAATGCTATCTTCTGGCTAATGAAAGATCCAACTATTCCTCCAGTTCTCAAACTTACAGATCCGGTTTTGGGAGCAACTATGGGGGCAACATTAGCTACGCGAAGAACGACGGCAGAACGTCTTGCTCCTGGAGTTGACCCGAATGCTCTTGTTTTTGAACCCTATGCTAACCCCTTCAGAACGTATCCGTTAAGCATAGATTACAATCGCTTTAAAGCCCTTTTTGATAGTGGTGTAAACTGTTATATTCTAAATACGGGAGATTTTATGGGCAAAAAAGTGCAGCCTTGCCATACTCTTTCAATACTCGAATCAATCATTGAAGGGCATGCCTCCTTTAAACCTTTTGGCCCGCTGCGTACAATTGAAATAATGCATATCGATGATTTCTCTGTTTCACTCAACGATGTGAACTATAAAAAAGAAATTTTTGCTCGCATTAAAGATCGAATTGCTTTTGTTAAATCAAGAGAATCGGAACGGGGAGGAGTAGATAAGCTTCCCAGAGAAGCTCTTGAAACTCTTCAAAGTTTAACAAGGGAGTTAGGATATCCCGGAGAAAATTAA
- a CDS encoding MATE family efflux transporter: METTRRMGEESIPRLLFHFSAPAIVGLLANALYNIVDRIFVGHAVGPMGIASIAVAFPFMIAGIAVGLLVGVGSSALISISLGEKKRRQAEVIMGNAVALLAIASVLGVILGWLFLDDILRLGGATDLLLPEARKYLRIILMGVPFSLFSFGFNYFIRAEGSPRFAMMTLLLGAGANIVLDAVMIMGLNMGLEGAAFATITAQLIAALWATSFYARNKGRLRIRLINLRLRKRIVKRIVSIGMAPFLLEATFTFILGLLNQVLKVYGGEIAISALGIFFSLDSMLFLPVLGIGEGAQPIIGYNFGAKHIDRVKSTVKWALAGALSFFGLSFIIVFFLARPLVMIFNTTSPELINLAARGLVISYSCVVFAGITIIASYTFQALGLGRQSLILNIMRQVIFFIPPLLILPPLLGTDGVWLAFPFSDVGGGLFGAFLLRRQFRDFERFRVEEKDNEKI, from the coding sequence GTGGAGACTACAAGAAGGATGGGGGAAGAGTCAATCCCCCGTCTTCTTTTTCATTTTTCAGCTCCTGCTATAGTGGGACTGCTTGCTAATGCTTTATACAATATTGTTGATAGAATTTTCGTAGGTCATGCAGTTGGACCTATGGGAATAGCTTCTATTGCTGTTGCTTTTCCCTTTATGATTGCAGGTATTGCAGTGGGCCTGCTTGTGGGAGTCGGCTCTTCTGCTCTTATTTCAATTTCTCTTGGAGAGAAAAAGAGACGACAAGCAGAAGTTATTATGGGGAATGCAGTTGCTCTTCTTGCCATAGCAAGTGTTTTAGGCGTGATTTTGGGGTGGCTTTTCCTAGACGATATTTTGCGTTTGGGGGGAGCAACTGATTTATTATTGCCAGAAGCCAGGAAATATTTGCGAATTATTCTTATGGGGGTTCCCTTTTCTCTTTTTAGTTTTGGTTTTAACTACTTTATTCGAGCTGAAGGATCTCCCCGTTTTGCAATGATGACCCTCCTTCTAGGGGCCGGGGCAAACATCGTTCTTGATGCAGTTATGATAATGGGGCTTAATATGGGGCTTGAAGGAGCTGCTTTTGCTACCATTACTGCCCAGCTTATAGCTGCTTTATGGGCAACATCCTTTTACGCGAGGAATAAAGGACGTTTACGTATTCGATTGATAAATTTACGATTGCGCAAAAGAATAGTTAAAAGGATTGTTTCCATAGGAATGGCTCCTTTTTTACTTGAGGCGACCTTTACTTTTATTTTAGGGCTACTGAATCAAGTTTTGAAGGTTTATGGTGGAGAAATAGCTATATCAGCTCTGGGAATATTTTTTAGTCTTGATTCTATGCTTTTCCTTCCTGTTTTGGGGATCGGTGAAGGAGCTCAACCTATCATAGGGTATAACTTCGGTGCTAAACATATCGACAGGGTTAAATCGACGGTGAAGTGGGCACTTGCCGGAGCCTTATCGTTTTTCGGTTTGAGCTTTATTATCGTTTTCTTTTTGGCCCGACCTCTCGTTATGATTTTTAATACGACGAGCCCAGAACTTATTAATCTAGCAGCAAGAGGGCTTGTTATTTCTTACAGCTGCGTAGTTTTTGCTGGGATTACAATCATTGCATCATATACGTTTCAGGCTTTAGGTTTGGGCCGTCAGAGCTTAATACTCAATATTATGAGGCAGGTTATTTTTTTCATTCCGCCGCTTTTAATCCTCCCTCCTCTTCTTGGAACTGATGGAGTTTGGTTGGCATTTCCATTCTCTGATGTGGGAGGAGGCTTATTCGGTGCCTTTTTACTACGGCGCCAATTTCGGGATTTTGAGCGCTTTAGAGTCGAAGAAAAGGATAACGAAAAAATATAA
- a CDS encoding substrate-binding domain-containing protein: protein MCKMQKKIVAFLFVALFVFASCAWAETPVLRMATTTSTDNTGLLDYLAPLFKADTGIELQWVAVGTGKALELGKNCDVDILLVHAPDTEKKYVEDGYGVNRRQTMYNDFIIIGPKDDPARIKELTVVEALSKIASSNASFASRGDKSGTHIMEMNLWKEAGLAPDKEAWYIQTGQGMINTINIAAERSAYTMTDRGTFIKYEDVSKGNSPFAIVVEGDPVLRNQYSVIAVNPARCDNVKYDLALKFIDWIVSPQVQEKIGKFELLGKTLFFPNADAQ, encoded by the coding sequence ATGTGTAAAATGCAAAAAAAGATTGTAGCTTTTCTTTTCGTAGCGCTCTTTGTTTTTGCTTCTTGTGCCTGGGCTGAAACACCAGTATTACGTATGGCGACTACAACGAGTACAGACAATACCGGATTGCTTGACTACCTTGCTCCTCTTTTCAAAGCCGATACAGGTATTGAATTACAGTGGGTTGCCGTTGGAACTGGAAAGGCCCTGGAATTAGGTAAAAATTGTGATGTAGATATATTGCTTGTTCACGCTCCTGATACAGAAAAGAAGTATGTGGAAGATGGATATGGGGTAAATAGACGACAAACAATGTACAATGATTTTATTATCATCGGTCCTAAAGATGATCCCGCGAGAATTAAAGAGCTGACTGTTGTTGAAGCTTTGAGTAAAATAGCGTCTTCCAATGCTTCTTTTGCAAGTCGAGGAGATAAATCAGGTACACACATTATGGAAATGAACCTTTGGAAAGAAGCTGGTTTAGCGCCTGATAAAGAGGCATGGTATATACAGACTGGTCAAGGAATGATTAATACGATCAATATAGCGGCAGAGCGCTCTGCATATACAATGACTGATCGTGGAACTTTTATCAAATATGAGGATGTAAGCAAAGGGAATTCACCTTTTGCAATAGTAGTAGAGGGAGATCCCGTTCTAAGAAACCAATATAGTGTCATTGCTGTTAACCCTGCCCGCTGTGACAATGTCAAGTATGATCTGGCTCTTAAATTTATAGATTGGATCGTCTCTCCTCAAGTTCAGGAAAAAATAGGAAAGTTTGAATTGCTTGGAAAGACTCTCTTTTTCCCGAATGCTGATGCGCAGTAA
- a CDS encoding ABC transporter permease — MDYISQGILKAFSLLLSGDAQTWSAIVTTLKVSSLSIFLTLLIGIPAGFFLGSVPFPGRNIIRTCVDTLLALPTVVVGLLVYSFISRRGPLGSWGLLFTTEGIALGQIVLGLPIVVALTASAIEGLEVQLRQTLLTLGTTKRQLTLSTLWEARYAVIVAAITAYSRIISEVGVSMMLGGNIKWHTRTITTAIALETGKGEFAMGIALGLVLLSLVLVVNLMLAEFKRRSAA; from the coding sequence ATGGATTATATTTCTCAAGGAATTTTAAAAGCCTTCAGTCTTCTTTTATCTGGTGATGCACAGACATGGTCTGCTATTGTAACTACATTAAAGGTGTCATCTCTTTCTATTTTCCTCACTCTTCTTATTGGTATTCCGGCAGGTTTTTTTCTCGGGAGCGTTCCTTTTCCGGGGAGGAATATTATTCGAACCTGTGTTGACACGCTCTTGGCTCTTCCCACAGTGGTTGTAGGATTGCTTGTTTATTCTTTTATCTCCAGACGGGGTCCATTGGGATCATGGGGATTGCTTTTTACAACTGAAGGCATTGCTCTGGGACAAATTGTATTGGGATTACCTATAGTCGTAGCTCTTACCGCTTCTGCTATCGAAGGACTTGAAGTGCAACTCCGCCAGACACTTCTGACTCTTGGAACAACAAAGAGACAGCTTACATTAAGTACTCTATGGGAAGCTCGTTATGCTGTTATAGTTGCCGCAATAACAGCATACAGTCGTATTATTTCAGAGGTGGGAGTGTCAATGATGCTTGGTGGCAATATAAAATGGCATACTCGTACTATAACAACAGCTATTGCGCTTGAAACAGGCAAGGGCGAGTTTGCTATGGGCATCGCTTTGGGTTTGGTTCTCTTATCACTTGTTTTAGTGGTCAATTTGATGCTTGCTGAGTTTAAGCGGAGGAGTGCGGCATGA
- a CDS encoding ATP-binding cassette domain-containing protein, which produces MSSIYSLKKVRHFYSGRCVLDIPDLDIEQGEIIGLLGANGSGKSTLLRILAFLERPTEGELYFKNRKIETFSVEDRRSVTLLLQESYLLKRTVWENVAFGLKIRGISGKELFKRVEQALLFVGLEPENFAKRKWFELSGGEAQRVALASRLILRPQVLLLDEPTASVDQNSVDLMKQSIKVWREKWGTTIFLVSHDDIWIKSLADQIMSLSEGKLSFSARDNLIKGIWEKKGDMAKLYLQDGQVITSSVFPEKGENLYINPSAIVLSVKKVDGISARNSLYMLVDSLTYENGNNCVLVTLSVRGLTLVVRITPEAAQELNIVPGMYVWAFFKATSFHTSQY; this is translated from the coding sequence ATGAGCTCTATATATTCTCTTAAAAAAGTCAGACATTTTTATAGCGGACGTTGTGTGCTCGACATCCCAGATTTAGATATAGAGCAAGGTGAAATAATAGGACTTCTCGGTGCTAATGGTAGCGGAAAAAGTACCCTTCTTCGCATTCTTGCTTTTCTTGAAAGGCCGACAGAAGGTGAACTCTATTTTAAAAACAGAAAAATAGAAACTTTCTCGGTGGAAGATCGAAGATCAGTAACGCTCTTGTTGCAAGAGTCATATCTTTTGAAAAGAACGGTATGGGAAAACGTTGCTTTTGGTTTAAAAATACGTGGAATCAGTGGTAAGGAATTGTTTAAAAGGGTGGAGCAGGCTCTTCTTTTTGTTGGTCTTGAACCTGAAAATTTTGCGAAAAGAAAGTGGTTTGAACTCTCTGGAGGAGAAGCTCAACGTGTTGCTCTTGCAAGTCGCCTTATATTAAGACCTCAGGTTTTACTTTTAGATGAACCCACAGCTAGTGTCGACCAAAATAGTGTCGATTTAATGAAGCAATCTATCAAAGTTTGGCGAGAGAAATGGGGGACAACTATCTTTCTTGTTAGCCATGACGATATTTGGATTAAAAGTCTCGCGGACCAAATTATGAGCTTATCGGAAGGGAAACTCTCTTTTTCCGCACGTGATAATCTCATAAAAGGGATTTGGGAAAAAAAGGGAGACATGGCAAAACTTTACTTGCAAGATGGACAGGTGATCACCTCTTCTGTTTTTCCTGAAAAGGGAGAAAATCTTTATATTAATCCTTCCGCTATTGTTCTCTCGGTAAAAAAGGTAGACGGAATTTCGGCTCGGAATTCTCTGTATATGCTTGTTGACAGTCTTACATATGAAAATGGCAACAATTGTGTTCTTGTTACACTTTCTGTGAGGGGCCTCACCCTGGTTGTTCGAATAACTCCTGAAGCGGCCCAGGAACTCAATATTGTTCCTGGAATGTATGTTTGGGCTTTTTTTAAAGCGACATCATTTCATACTTCCCAATATTAG
- the nuoE gene encoding NADH-quinone oxidoreductase subunit NuoE, translated as MSQVELERIQKTREIVAPWKGKKGGLIPILQEAQHEFGYLPPEVMETISKELKIAKAEIYGVATFYAQFHLKPRGRHVVRVCRGTACHVRGSLKILDKVKELTGVSENETTDDLRYTIEPVACLGACGLAPVMMVDNQTFGRLAPDMVAGILAKFE; from the coding sequence ATGTCACAGGTGGAGTTGGAACGAATCCAGAAAACGCGGGAAATTGTGGCTCCTTGGAAGGGAAAGAAAGGTGGTCTCATTCCTATTCTCCAGGAAGCTCAGCACGAATTCGGGTACCTGCCCCCCGAAGTCATGGAAACAATCTCCAAAGAGCTTAAGATTGCAAAAGCTGAAATTTATGGAGTAGCGACATTTTATGCACAGTTTCATTTGAAACCACGGGGCAGACATGTTGTTCGAGTTTGTCGAGGAACGGCTTGCCACGTTCGTGGCAGTTTGAAAATCCTTGACAAGGTCAAAGAGCTTACAGGCGTTAGCGAAAACGAAACAACTGATGATTTACGATATACGATAGAGCCGGTCGCCTGCCTTGGTGCATGTGGACTAGCCCCTGTCATGATGGTAGATAACCAGACTTTTGGACGTCTTGCCCCTGACATGGTGGCCGGAATACTTGCTAAGTTCGAATAA
- a CDS encoding ferredoxin, protein MAKINNLEELKKIREKSKDLTSARSEGKVVIIVGMGTCGIAAGAREVMTAIMDEVEKRKLTDVNVQTTGCIGMCQNEPLVDVIRDGMRITYGNVKPSDIPVIITEHVVNGHVVEKLAIGRAD, encoded by the coding sequence ATGGCTAAAATTAATAATTTGGAAGAGCTTAAAAAAATTCGCGAGAAATCTAAAGATTTAACTTCAGCCCGTTCCGAAGGAAAAGTCGTTATTATTGTTGGTATGGGAACTTGTGGAATTGCTGCAGGAGCCCGCGAAGTAATGACTGCTATTATGGATGAAGTTGAGAAGAGAAAGTTGACTGATGTCAATGTGCAGACAACCGGTTGTATCGGTATGTGCCAGAATGAGCCTTTAGTAGATGTTATTCGTGACGGGATGCGTATTACATATGGTAATGTGAAACCTTCTGATATCCCCGTCATTATTACTGAACACGTTGTTAATGGTCATGTCGTTGAAAAACTGGCCATTGGCAGAGCCGACTAA
- a CDS encoding NADH-quinone oxidoreductase subunit NuoF, with translation MPIYRSHVLICGGTGCTSSGSHDVMDAFREELRKQKLDREVLVVPTGCHGMCEMGPIVVVYPEGTFYCRVAADDVKEIVSEHLLKGRIVPRLLYTVSEEAPKVPHYKEIPFYGKQHRIALENCGYINPDNIEEYIVRHGYEALGKALTEMTREQVIEEIKTSGLRGRGGGGFPTGLKWTFCARAQGDKKYVICNADEGDPGAFMDRSILEGDPHAIIEGMMIGAYAIGANEGYIYCRAEYPLAILRLKTAIAKAEEYGLLGEHIMGTDFSFNLHIKEGAGAFVCGEETALMASIEGQRGMPRPRPPFPANKGLWGKPSNINNVETWANVAYIIRHGGAHYASMGTEKSKGTKVFALTGKVKHTGLVEVPMGITLREIIFDIGGGILNDKKFKAVQIGGPSGGCLTEEHLDIPVSYESLAEVGAIMGSGGMVVMDEDNCMVDVAKFFLEFTQRESCGKCTPCREGTKQMLLLLNKITEGKGTMEDLENLKNLALMVKEMSLCGLGQTAPNPILTTLRYFKDEYIAHVRDKKCPAGVCPALIEFSIDQDLCKRCGLCARNCPVQCIPGDRASGYTIDTERCIRCGTCYDKCPFGAIIKG, from the coding sequence ATGCCGATCTATCGTTCTCACGTTCTTATCTGCGGAGGAACTGGATGTACCTCTAGTGGATCCCATGATGTGATGGACGCATTCCGAGAAGAACTTCGTAAACAAAAACTTGACAGGGAAGTCCTCGTCGTTCCTACAGGTTGTCACGGTATGTGTGAAATGGGGCCTATCGTTGTTGTTTATCCAGAGGGAACTTTCTATTGCAGGGTTGCTGCAGATGATGTTAAGGAAATAGTCTCCGAACATCTTTTAAAAGGACGAATTGTTCCCCGGCTTCTTTATACTGTTTCAGAAGAAGCTCCTAAAGTTCCTCACTATAAAGAAATTCCTTTCTATGGAAAACAGCATCGTATAGCTCTCGAAAACTGCGGCTATATCAACCCGGATAATATAGAGGAATATATTGTTCGGCATGGCTATGAAGCTTTAGGTAAAGCTTTGACGGAAATGACTCGCGAGCAGGTTATTGAAGAAATAAAAACTTCTGGCTTGCGTGGCCGTGGGGGCGGCGGATTCCCTACAGGCTTAAAGTGGACTTTTTGTGCTAGGGCTCAAGGAGACAAAAAATATGTTATTTGTAACGCTGACGAAGGGGACCCAGGCGCATTTATGGACAGGTCAATTCTTGAAGGAGATCCCCACGCCATAATCGAAGGAATGATGATTGGAGCGTATGCTATAGGGGCCAATGAAGGATATATTTATTGTCGTGCCGAGTATCCCTTGGCAATTCTGCGTTTAAAGACAGCTATAGCAAAGGCTGAAGAATATGGCCTCCTTGGAGAACATATTATGGGTACTGATTTCTCCTTTAATTTGCATATCAAAGAGGGAGCAGGAGCCTTTGTTTGTGGTGAAGAAACAGCTCTAATGGCTTCTATTGAGGGACAGCGGGGTATGCCCCGTCCACGTCCTCCATTCCCTGCCAATAAGGGGTTGTGGGGAAAGCCTTCGAATATTAACAACGTTGAGACATGGGCAAATGTCGCTTATATCATTCGTCATGGTGGTGCTCATTACGCTTCGATGGGAACAGAAAAATCTAAGGGAACGAAAGTTTTTGCCCTTACAGGAAAAGTTAAACATACTGGTCTTGTAGAAGTTCCCATGGGTATCACCTTGAGAGAAATTATTTTCGATATAGGTGGCGGCATCCTTAACGATAAGAAATTTAAGGCTGTTCAGATTGGAGGCCCCAGTGGAGGATGCCTTACGGAAGAACATCTTGATATTCCCGTAAGCTACGAGTCTCTTGCAGAAGTTGGAGCCATTATGGGATCCGGCGGAATGGTCGTTATGGACGAAGATAACTGTATGGTCGACGTTGCTAAATTCTTCCTTGAGTTTACACAGCGGGAATCATGCGGAAAGTGTACTCCTTGCCGAGAGGGAACAAAGCAAATGTTGTTGCTTCTTAACAAAATTACTGAAGGTAAGGGCACGATGGAAGATCTCGAAAACCTGAAAAACCTTGCCCTTATGGTCAAGGAAATGTCTCTGTGTGGATTGGGACAGACTGCTCCTAACCCCATACTTACGACTCTTCGTTACTTTAAAGATGAGTATATTGCTCACGTACGAGACAAAAAATGTCCGGCAGGTGTCTGCCCTGCACTTATTGAATTCTCCATCGACCAGGACCTTTGTAAGCGTTGTGGCCTTTGTGCTCGAAACTGCCCGGTACAATGTATCCCTGGGGATAGAGCGTCGGGGTACACCATCGACACAGAGAGATGTATCCGTTGCGGCACCTGCTATGATAAGTGCCCCTTCGGAGCCATTATCAAAGGTTAG